The following are encoded together in the Pseudoalteromonas shioyasakiensis genome:
- a CDS encoding propionyl-CoA synthetase codes for MAGEYQQQYQQFQRDPGQFWLEQSKRIPWFKEPSAPYQYDDNDFYHWFADGQLNTCYLALDQHVEAGYGGQTALIYDSPVTNTKQQYTYGELQTQVAKFAGLMQSLGVSKGDRVVIYMPMIPQAVIGMLACARLGAIHSVVFGGFAPHELAVRIDDAKPKLVLTASCGVEINHVIEYKPLLDEALENAEHAVEHCIVFQREQAIAEMQDGRDIDWQSASDTASAVDAVPVAGDDPLYILYTSGTTGTPKGVVRENGGHAVAMHYSMETVYGMKPGEVFWAASDIGWVVGHSYIVYAPLIYRCATVLYEGKPIRTPDASAFWRVVEDYKVTALFSAPTAFRAIKKEDPTAKGFKKYDTSSLKRLFLAGERLDPPTYEWLKDNTGLPVLDHWWQTETGWAIACNPIGIEQLATKPGSSTVPTPGFDVQILDMNGEQCAANESGAVVIKLPLPPGCLPTIWQNNERFQAGYLSEYPGYYLSGDGGYIDDDGYLFIMGRTDDVINVAGHRLSTGEMEEIVAAHPAVAECAVFGVNDALKGQLPMAMIVLKDDYLGDSKEVEQQLVHSVRNQIGAIACLKNILHVERLPKTRSGKILRKNLRQLVDGEELQIPSTIDDASIFDEINQQLNNR; via the coding sequence ATGGCGGGCGAATATCAACAACAATACCAACAGTTCCAGCGCGATCCGGGTCAGTTCTGGCTTGAGCAAAGTAAACGAATTCCTTGGTTTAAAGAGCCAAGTGCTCCTTACCAATATGACGATAATGATTTTTACCATTGGTTTGCCGATGGTCAGTTAAACACTTGTTACCTAGCCCTCGACCAACACGTCGAAGCAGGCTATGGCGGCCAAACTGCACTGATTTACGACTCCCCTGTTACCAATACCAAACAACAATACACTTATGGCGAGTTACAAACTCAAGTTGCTAAATTTGCAGGGCTCATGCAATCCCTTGGCGTTAGCAAAGGTGACCGTGTAGTCATTTATATGCCAATGATCCCACAAGCAGTTATTGGTATGCTGGCGTGTGCGCGCCTTGGTGCCATTCACTCCGTTGTATTTGGTGGTTTTGCACCGCACGAACTCGCGGTGCGTATTGATGATGCAAAGCCAAAGCTTGTGCTTACTGCGTCTTGCGGGGTCGAAATTAATCATGTGATTGAATATAAGCCACTGCTTGATGAAGCACTCGAAAATGCCGAGCATGCTGTTGAACACTGTATTGTATTTCAGCGGGAACAAGCCATTGCCGAGATGCAAGATGGCAGAGACATCGATTGGCAATCAGCCTCTGATACAGCAAGTGCAGTCGATGCAGTGCCTGTTGCAGGTGACGACCCGCTTTATATTCTTTACACATCAGGCACCACAGGCACACCTAAAGGGGTGGTTCGAGAAAACGGTGGTCACGCAGTTGCAATGCATTACAGCATGGAAACCGTGTATGGCATGAAGCCCGGCGAGGTATTTTGGGCAGCTTCCGATATTGGCTGGGTGGTTGGTCACTCATACATTGTATATGCACCGCTCATTTATCGCTGTGCCACCGTACTTTATGAAGGAAAACCCATTAGAACCCCAGATGCCAGTGCGTTTTGGCGTGTTGTCGAAGATTATAAAGTCACCGCCTTATTCAGTGCTCCAACTGCATTTCGCGCAATTAAAAAAGAAGACCCTACCGCCAAGGGCTTTAAAAAATACGATACCTCAAGTTTAAAACGTTTATTCTTGGCCGGCGAGCGCCTTGATCCACCCACCTATGAGTGGCTAAAAGACAACACCGGCTTGCCTGTACTCGACCACTGGTGGCAAACAGAAACAGGTTGGGCAATTGCGTGTAATCCAATTGGTATTGAACAACTTGCTACTAAGCCGGGTAGTTCGACGGTGCCAACACCGGGCTTTGATGTACAAATTCTTGATATGAATGGGGAGCAGTGCGCCGCAAACGAAAGCGGCGCAGTGGTTATTAAACTACCTTTACCTCCTGGCTGCTTACCAACAATTTGGCAAAACAATGAACGCTTTCAAGCGGGCTATTTAAGTGAGTACCCTGGTTATTACCTCTCTGGTGATGGCGGCTATATTGATGACGATGGGTATCTATTTATTATGGGTCGTACCGATGATGTAATTAACGTTGCAGGTCATCGCTTATCAACCGGTGAAATGGAAGAGATTGTAGCAGCCCACCCTGCTGTTGCTGAATGCGCAGTATTTGGTGTTAACGATGCACTTAAAGGGCAATTACCCATGGCGATGATAGTGCTCAAAGACGATTATCTTGGTGATAGCAAAGAAGTTGAGCAACAGTTAGTTCACTCGGTAAGAAATCAAATTGGCGCCATTGCCTGCCTGAAAAACATTTTGCATGTTGAGCGCCTCCCAAAAACCCGCTCAGGGAAAATACTCAGAAAGAACTTACGCCAATTGGTCGATGGTGAAGAACTACAAATTCCATCTACCATTGATGATGCGAGTATATTTGATGAAATCAACCAACAACTTAACAATCGCTGA
- a CDS encoding DASH family cryptochrome has translation MKKRVLYWLQNDLRLVDNEILSELADFDGELDLVFVIEPRWFRQTNYQSKPYGTHKYHFLRESLAAFAQAVEQLGQTLHVITGEPEQVISQRLKKFDIETLVCTEQVGVYEQKQLDKIKVLCPEVTVKTYQQDTLFKAADLPFQLDDLPKNFTAFRKKVEAEPTFIAAPQQAASYLPHPVQLCPEQTIDDVTVHSGSFKGGLVAAQKHCNAYFSSKAPSSYKETRNELDGFSNSTKFSVWLAGGTISAKQLYREVEVYELQNGANESSYWIKFELLWREYFKWHAMHAGATLFQFKGQKHSAPLTTFNSQRFNAWCQGRTPFALVNAIMHELNATGYISNRSRQIAASCLVNELELDWRYGAAYFEQQLIDYDVAANWGNWQYIAGVGVDPRGGRHFHINKQTALYDPLARYIRKWQGDQSIVSTIDSVDEVDWPKM, from the coding sequence ATGAAAAAGCGTGTTTTATATTGGCTGCAAAATGATTTACGCCTAGTCGACAATGAAATTCTATCTGAGTTAGCTGATTTTGATGGCGAGCTTGATTTGGTGTTTGTGATTGAGCCGCGCTGGTTTAGGCAAACTAACTATCAATCAAAACCGTATGGGACGCATAAATACCATTTTTTACGTGAAAGCCTGGCAGCATTTGCACAAGCCGTTGAGCAACTTGGGCAAACACTCCATGTGATTACTGGTGAGCCTGAGCAAGTAATCAGTCAGCGTTTGAAAAAGTTCGATATTGAAACTTTGGTTTGTACCGAGCAAGTTGGTGTTTATGAGCAAAAACAGCTCGATAAAATCAAAGTTTTATGCCCAGAAGTGACGGTGAAAACCTATCAGCAAGACACCTTGTTTAAAGCAGCGGACTTACCTTTTCAGCTTGATGACTTACCTAAAAACTTTACTGCCTTTCGCAAAAAGGTAGAAGCTGAGCCAACCTTTATAGCAGCGCCACAACAAGCTGCTAGTTACTTACCTCACCCAGTTCAGCTATGCCCTGAGCAAACTATAGATGATGTTACTGTTCACTCAGGAAGTTTTAAAGGTGGCTTAGTTGCAGCCCAAAAGCATTGTAATGCGTACTTTTCATCTAAAGCACCAAGCAGTTATAAAGAAACACGCAATGAGTTAGACGGCTTTAGTAACAGTACTAAGTTCAGTGTATGGCTCGCTGGTGGCACAATTAGCGCAAAACAGCTGTACCGAGAAGTTGAAGTGTATGAGTTACAAAACGGTGCGAATGAGTCGAGCTATTGGATAAAGTTTGAATTACTGTGGCGCGAATATTTTAAGTGGCATGCGATGCATGCTGGCGCAACACTCTTCCAGTTTAAAGGGCAAAAGCATAGTGCGCCACTGACGACTTTTAACAGCCAGCGCTTTAATGCGTGGTGCCAAGGTCGCACGCCGTTTGCTTTGGTAAATGCAATAATGCATGAGCTTAATGCGACAGGCTATATCTCTAACCGCTCTCGGCAAATTGCGGCAAGCTGTTTAGTTAATGAGCTTGAACTGGATTGGCGCTATGGCGCAGCGTATTTCGAACAGCAACTCATCGATTACGACGTGGCTGCGAACTGGGGTAATTGGCAATATATTGCGGGTGTCGGCGTTGACCCTAGAGGCGGTCGACATTTTCATATTAATAAGCAAACAGCGCTTTATGATCCCCTAGCGCGTTACATTCGAAAATGGCAAGGAGATCAAAGCATCGTAAGTACAATCGACAGTGTTGATGAGGTAGATTGGCCAAAAATGTAA
- a CDS encoding MFS transporter has product MNSDISLARFKQFPVLMWIFLFGSFITRGSYYMVWPFLAVILYEKFALSATEVGLVLTSAAVISVFTSFIGSSLSDKVGRHTLMYITGVLYIISFSLLAEVETVAGYVIVMTLCSIATALWRPLTSAAIGDIIDDAQTRELAMQSLYFIVNVGCAVGPLAGVWLGLTGEQSSFYITAGAFAILLVLLVWGFNFSDKAANNTAAIDEPEEKKPAVQGKQILRILFADKLLQCLILANILCMFIYAQMDSSLIQYLTRAEAPDLLALISALIFTNALVIISSQFLLLKMMARFSLTVRIQIGLVLLMVSQFWLALNPLDLFWGWIGAIVVMSLAETILFPTMNVHLDRLAPSHLRGAYFGAASFYDLGFALAPLGGGLILDYYDGPTLFFVAGGLCLVVIYLYAILEKLPRPDFASTLPK; this is encoded by the coding sequence ATGAATTCAGATATCTCTTTAGCGCGCTTCAAGCAGTTTCCAGTGCTTATGTGGATCTTCCTATTTGGCTCATTTATTACCCGTGGTAGCTATTACATGGTGTGGCCATTTCTTGCGGTGATCTTGTACGAAAAGTTTGCTTTATCGGCGACAGAAGTCGGTTTGGTACTTACCAGTGCCGCGGTGATTTCAGTGTTCACTAGTTTTATTGGCAGCAGCCTATCAGATAAAGTGGGCCGGCATACGCTGATGTACATTACCGGCGTGCTGTATATCATTTCTTTCTCGCTGTTAGCTGAGGTAGAAACCGTGGCCGGTTATGTGATTGTAATGACCTTATGCTCGATTGCGACTGCACTTTGGCGACCACTAACCAGTGCGGCGATTGGCGATATTATTGATGATGCACAAACTCGTGAGTTGGCCATGCAGTCGCTGTACTTTATTGTTAATGTGGGCTGTGCGGTGGGTCCATTAGCAGGGGTATGGCTAGGTTTAACCGGTGAGCAGTCTAGCTTTTATATTACCGCAGGGGCATTTGCTATTTTATTGGTGCTGCTTGTTTGGGGCTTTAATTTTAGTGATAAAGCAGCAAATAATACCGCAGCAATTGATGAGCCAGAAGAGAAAAAACCAGCTGTACAGGGCAAGCAAATCTTACGTATTCTATTTGCAGATAAGCTGCTGCAGTGTTTAATTTTAGCCAATATTTTGTGCATGTTTATTTATGCGCAAATGGATAGTTCACTCATACAATACCTAACTCGTGCAGAGGCACCCGACCTACTTGCATTGATTTCAGCGCTGATATTTACCAATGCGTTAGTGATCATTTCGAGTCAATTTTTGCTGTTAAAAATGATGGCACGATTTAGCCTAACGGTACGCATTCAAATTGGCTTGGTGCTACTAATGGTGTCGCAGTTTTGGCTAGCACTTAATCCCCTCGATTTATTCTGGGGCTGGATTGGTGCGATAGTGGTGATGAGTTTGGCCGAAACTATTTTGTTTCCTACGATGAACGTTCACCTTGATAGGCTCGCACCATCACACCTACGTGGTGCGTACTTTGGCGCGGCTTCGTTTTATGATTTAGGATTTGCTTTAGCACCACTCGGTGGTGGTTTAATTTTAGATTATTACGATGGCCCAACCTTATTCTTTGTAGCGGGAGGGCTTTGTCTTGTGGTGATTTACTTATACGCCATACTCGAAAAGTTACCCAGACCCGATTTTGCAAGCACATTGCCAAAGTAA
- a CDS encoding asparagine synthase-related protein, with protein sequence MAVIAGYIQFNELGKTEFHYINQIADVFNRYKKADVQRFDCDNGAIFHYDFDAYQQASWLQTESQIATLIGHPLLSSSRSDDLKTMANTASLNTCLRQCEGVFSFCQFNSQLGSLVLATDPLGLKPFYTLKTAQGLLFSTNLGLFKQLSIELESDAEALTELAVLGYPLLDHTPYKNIKCSYPGEILRFDASHGVVKQRYFDWVALAKQNLEVTDAIEGVTQAFRSVVTKAMHTDKKVLSTLSGGLDSRLINCELLRQGVELKSFNFSQSDSQDLYCAKQYASQNALKLEIVQVRDTQKLSVEQRLGKYWRKAHHNEYKTVSRPQISWSGNGGSVGLGAVFYGDAIYDAAKENNLDKLIQAYLDQQYAYLPKSVVHNASLLQQKLIDNLKLSFKPLAELPLEKAFQLFLLLNDQHHHLSIPNEQVCEFKMEFFHPFYSWKVLQYPLAVPVEYVRKHRFYQRWLKTSYPRAMLAPWQAYPGHMPCHIKVNYQSQWQFNNSNLMPFGELFKLWYKIMRFDRHQLIKRSHFTALCLLQLAHLKNAQPNIRIAQRFCQW encoded by the coding sequence ATGGCTGTTATCGCAGGTTATATCCAATTCAATGAATTAGGCAAAACAGAATTTCATTATATTAATCAAATAGCTGATGTATTTAATCGCTATAAAAAAGCAGATGTTCAGCGCTTTGATTGTGATAATGGAGCTATTTTTCACTATGACTTTGATGCTTACCAACAAGCGAGTTGGTTGCAAACTGAGTCGCAAATTGCAACGCTGATTGGTCATCCTTTACTGAGCAGCTCGCGTAGTGATGATTTAAAAACCATGGCCAATACAGCTTCGCTCAACACCTGCTTACGGCAATGTGAAGGGGTATTTAGCTTTTGCCAGTTTAATAGCCAATTAGGCAGCTTAGTACTTGCCACCGACCCACTTGGTTTAAAGCCGTTTTATACCTTAAAAACAGCGCAAGGCTTACTGTTTTCAACCAACTTGGGGTTATTCAAACAGTTGAGTATTGAGCTTGAAAGCGATGCCGAAGCACTTACAGAGCTTGCTGTGCTTGGTTATCCGCTGTTAGATCACACGCCTTACAAAAACATTAAATGCTCATACCCTGGCGAAATATTACGTTTTGATGCCAGCCACGGCGTGGTAAAGCAACGTTACTTTGATTGGGTCGCCCTTGCCAAACAAAACCTAGAGGTTACAGATGCAATTGAAGGCGTGACTCAGGCTTTTCGCAGTGTTGTAACAAAAGCGATGCACACCGATAAAAAAGTGCTGAGCACCTTGTCTGGCGGCCTTGATTCACGGTTAATTAACTGCGAGCTATTACGCCAAGGTGTTGAACTTAAATCGTTTAATTTTTCGCAATCAGATAGCCAAGATCTCTACTGCGCAAAACAATATGCTTCACAAAATGCCCTTAAACTTGAAATTGTGCAAGTACGCGACACGCAAAAGCTCTCTGTTGAGCAGCGCCTTGGCAAATACTGGCGCAAAGCACATCACAATGAATATAAAACCGTTTCAAGACCACAAATTAGTTGGTCTGGTAATGGTGGCAGTGTTGGCTTAGGTGCCGTGTTTTATGGCGACGCTATTTATGATGCAGCAAAAGAAAACAACCTTGATAAGCTCATTCAAGCTTATTTAGATCAGCAGTACGCTTATTTGCCAAAGTCAGTGGTTCATAATGCGTCACTACTACAGCAAAAATTAATTGATAACCTAAAACTTAGTTTTAAACCCTTGGCTGAATTACCACTCGAAAAAGCATTCCAATTGTTTTTACTACTCAATGATCAACACCATCATTTGAGCATTCCAAACGAGCAAGTATGCGAGTTTAAAATGGAGTTCTTCCATCCGTTTTATTCGTGGAAAGTGCTGCAATATCCTTTAGCTGTCCCCGTTGAATATGTTCGTAAACACCGCTTTTATCAACGCTGGCTTAAAACCAGTTACCCACGTGCAATGCTTGCACCGTGGCAAGCCTATCCGGGTCATATGCCTTGCCATATTAAGGTAAATTACCAATCACAGTGGCAGTTTAACAATAGCAATCTGATGCCTTTTGGCGAGCTCTTTAAGCTCTGGTACAAGATCATGCGCTTTGACCGTCATCAGTTAATCAAACGCAGTCATTTTACCGCGTTATGCTTATTACAGTTAGCTCACCTAAAAAATGCGCAGCCAAATATTCGCATTGCTCAGCGATTCTGTCAGTGGTAA
- a CDS encoding DUF2799 domain-containing protein: MRKWILPLLPLIVLAGCTSVSKDECLQANWHGIGYKHGADGTEYRDGIDALSQCSEYGVSANIAEYKVGYDQGLAVYCEPENGFTLGMQGASYNGVCNSTAFRKAWQEGNDRYQVQQRLIYIDDRIDDIDRRLKDIRAELNSNQLDNGQQKELYRERRDLENERKDLRKERALLPLLNKLPSVEISTEW; encoded by the coding sequence ATGAGAAAATGGATACTTCCTCTACTGCCATTAATCGTATTAGCAGGCTGTACCTCAGTCAGTAAAGATGAATGTTTACAAGCCAATTGGCATGGTATTGGTTATAAACATGGCGCTGATGGCACTGAGTATCGTGATGGCATAGATGCCTTATCACAATGTAGCGAGTATGGCGTAAGTGCCAATATTGCGGAATATAAAGTGGGATACGATCAAGGTCTGGCAGTTTATTGTGAGCCCGAAAATGGCTTTACGCTTGGTATGCAAGGGGCATCTTACAATGGCGTCTGTAATAGCACAGCGTTTCGTAAAGCATGGCAAGAAGGAAACGACAGGTATCAAGTACAGCAAAGGCTGATATACATTGATGACCGAATTGACGACATTGACCGCCGCCTAAAAGATATTCGTGCTGAGCTTAACAGCAATCAACTTGATAATGGCCAACAAAAAGAGCTTTATCGAGAACGAAGAGATTTAGAAAACGAGCGCAAAGACTTACGCAAAGAGCGTGCTTTACTTCCGCTTTTAAATAAATTGCCGAGTGTCGAAATATCAACCGAGTGGTGA
- a CDS encoding sensor domain-containing diguanylate cyclase, producing the protein MAFSEGYDAIKSQLGLDIAQLILDSGDAGIWLWNVQTGETIFNDKWADIIGYSLQELLPVSIETWLSFAHPDDLPKSEQLLNAHFKGDSERYICEARMKHKQGHWVKVLDKGQVQSWDENGNPEWMLGVHIDITEQWLKEREIEFLHAKLQKFTDNLPGFVYQYIVDKNDQAYFPFASSKVFDIYGCTADDIKKSADLIMHIIHPDDLKRVIKSIEKSRVELSDWHEVYRVNHPTKGVIWVEGKSSPKARANGSVEWNGYSEDVTEEVKSNEKIQLLTAVFTTTSRGILITTPEPKIVDVNPAFEQITGFSKSQVLGKNPSILSAEQQPKEFFEKMWERLLNTGRWQGEIWNKRKTGEVFPELLTIDAMYDEHGKVSHYIGAFDDISQAVEKRQLLDELVNQDPLTKLLNRRGLDIQLHSFSHHAANEGNEFSLIYVDLDNFKLVNDTFGHEQGDNLLLEISEQLSLQLRDKDILARIGGDEFVIVLPTLAKLSVCQDIAGRCQKAVEGVAKRYATKVPVSASFGIALYPEDGKNAKELLATADEQMYKMKLKHKASPLG; encoded by the coding sequence ATGGCATTTAGTGAAGGGTATGATGCGATTAAATCGCAGCTTGGTTTAGACATTGCTCAGCTAATTCTCGACAGTGGGGATGCGGGTATTTGGCTTTGGAATGTACAAACAGGCGAAACCATTTTCAATGATAAGTGGGCCGATATTATCGGTTATTCACTGCAAGAATTACTGCCAGTTTCAATCGAAACTTGGCTCAGCTTTGCTCACCCTGATGACTTGCCAAAATCTGAACAGCTATTAAATGCCCATTTTAAAGGTGATTCTGAACGCTATATTTGCGAAGCGCGAATGAAGCACAAACAAGGGCACTGGGTTAAAGTGCTCGATAAAGGCCAAGTGCAAAGTTGGGATGAAAATGGCAATCCTGAATGGATGCTAGGCGTTCATATCGATATCACTGAGCAGTGGTTAAAAGAGCGAGAAATTGAGTTTTTACATGCTAAATTACAAAAGTTTACTGATAACTTACCGGGGTTTGTTTATCAATATATAGTTGATAAAAATGACCAAGCTTACTTCCCTTTTGCAAGCTCTAAAGTTTTTGATATCTATGGCTGCACGGCAGATGATATAAAAAAGTCTGCTGATTTAATCATGCATATTATCCATCCAGATGACTTAAAGCGTGTTATAAAAAGTATTGAAAAATCGCGAGTCGAATTATCCGATTGGCATGAGGTTTATAGAGTCAATCACCCAACTAAAGGGGTGATTTGGGTTGAAGGAAAATCCTCACCCAAAGCCCGTGCTAATGGCAGTGTTGAGTGGAATGGTTATTCAGAAGATGTCACCGAAGAAGTTAAAAGTAACGAAAAAATACAGCTGCTTACAGCGGTATTTACAACAACAAGTCGTGGTATATTAATCACCACCCCTGAGCCTAAAATTGTGGATGTTAACCCTGCTTTTGAGCAAATAACAGGTTTTAGTAAATCACAAGTGCTTGGTAAAAACCCATCTATACTCTCAGCTGAGCAGCAACCCAAAGAGTTTTTTGAAAAGATGTGGGAGCGTTTATTAAATACTGGCCGTTGGCAAGGTGAAATATGGAACAAGCGCAAAACCGGTGAAGTATTTCCTGAGTTGTTAACTATAGATGCTATGTATGACGAACATGGTAAAGTTAGTCATTATATTGGTGCATTTGATGATATTTCGCAGGCAGTAGAAAAGCGCCAACTGCTTGATGAATTAGTCAATCAAGACCCACTGACTAAGCTGTTAAATCGACGTGGTTTAGATATTCAGTTACACTCATTTTCTCATCATGCGGCGAATGAAGGTAACGAGTTTTCGTTGATTTATGTTGACCTTGATAACTTTAAATTGGTGAACGATACCTTTGGCCATGAACAGGGCGATAATCTACTTCTTGAAATCAGTGAGCAGCTCTCACTTCAGCTGCGTGATAAAGACATATTAGCGCGTATTGGCGGCGATGAGTTTGTGATTGTGTTGCCAACGTTAGCAAAACTCTCTGTTTGCCAAGACATTGCAGGGCGCTGCCAAAAAGCGGTTGAGGGCGTAGCAAAGCGCTACGCAACAAAAGTGCCTGTGAGTGCTAGTTTTGGTATCGCGCTTTACCCAGAAGATGGTAAAAACGCCAAAGAGTTACTCGCCACTGCTGACGAGCAAATGTATAAGATGAAGCTTAAACATAAAGCATCACCACTCGGTTGA
- a CDS encoding VOC family protein has protein sequence MAVSAIPKGFHAVTPYLIIDGATKAIEFYKQAFNAELVMQMPMPDGGVAHGEIKIGDSYIMLSDTYPEMEYKSPQQLGGTPVNMMLYVEDVDAVFAKALSLGAKELRPVHDQFYGDRSGTLADPFGHIWNIATHKEDLTEQELIERMGELMSKEQDA, from the coding sequence ATGGCTGTTTCTGCAATCCCAAAAGGTTTCCATGCGGTAACCCCGTATTTGATTATTGATGGCGCAACAAAAGCTATCGAATTCTATAAGCAGGCTTTTAATGCCGAGCTTGTAATGCAAATGCCAATGCCTGATGGTGGGGTGGCGCACGGCGAGATAAAAATAGGCGACTCCTACATCATGCTTTCTGACACCTACCCTGAAATGGAATACAAATCTCCACAGCAGCTTGGCGGTACACCTGTCAATATGATGCTGTATGTTGAAGATGTCGATGCTGTTTTTGCCAAAGCGTTGTCGCTTGGCGCGAAAGAGCTACGCCCTGTGCACGACCAATTTTATGGTGATAGGTCGGGCACGTTAGCTGACCCATTTGGCCATATATGGAACATCGCGACGCATAAAGAAGACCTAACCGAACAAGAATTAATCGAGCGCATGGGAGAGCTCATGAGTAAAGAGCAGGATGCTTAA